TCGGCGGCGTGGTGTCCGTTACGGTCATCAGCTGGTTGTCGCTCAGGCGACGAACTTTGGGTCCGCTCGCGTCATACTCCATCAGGTAATCGCTGGTGGTGAGCACGCTGGTGTCGGTGATGTTCAGCACTGGTTGCGCGTTGCTGTTCCCGGCAAACGCATTGACGCGCAACTTGGCTAGCGCCGGATCGTTGTAGTTACCGAAAAGTGCCGAACCGACCTGTCCTTTCAGATCCAGCCCCTGTCCCAGCTGAGTATTGACCTGATCACTGACCGCCAGCGAAAGGCGCCCCAGCGAATTCATGGTCGAATCCAGCACTTCCTCGCGATAGCGAATCAGCCCGCCGAGTTCGCCACCGGTAATCTGCGATGTGATGCCCTGCCGCGAACCACCGCTGATGAATTGCACTTCATGGCGGTTGGGGTCGCCCTGCCCCGGCACCACCTCCAGCTTGGCGACCGCGCTGCCCACGACCAACGGCTGGCCGCTGCCGATAAAGATATTGAAGCTGCTATCGTCCTGCGGCACCACGGTCACGCCGATGTAACCCGACAACTGCCGAACGGCCTCGTCACGGGCATCGAGCAGATCGTTCGGCTGTTTGCCGTTGGCCGCGGCGACGGCGATCGCCTCGTTGAGGCTACCGATGCTGCCTGCCAGCCGGTTCACCTGATCGGTGACCGCGGACATCTGCTTGTTGGTGAAATTGTTCTGCTCGGAGAGACGGTCATAGACGGTGTTGAAACGCCGTGCCAAACCCTCGGCCTCGGCCAGTACCAGCTGGCGCGCCGGAATATTTGCCGGGTCTTCGGCCGCCGTCTGCAGCGCCGAAAAGAACTTCTGCAATGAGGGCGTGATGCCGGTGGTGGTGCCAGCCAACAATGAGTCGAGCTGATCGATCTGACTCTTGTAAGCCTCGACATCGCTGTTCAGCGAGGTGCTGCTGCGTAGCTGGCTGGTGAGAAATTCGCTGTATGAGCGACGTACGTCTACCAGCGAGGTGCCCGACCCGATGTAACCCGCGCCACTGAACTGCGGCGAGCGTGTCGCCTGGGTCGCATCCTGACGAGTGTAGCCAGGCGTGTTGACGTTGGTGATGTTATGGCCAGTGATGGAAAGCTGGGTTTTGCTGGCAGCCAGGCCGGAAAGGCCAATGCTCAATAGGTCAGCCATGATTTAGCCTCTGGTCCGCATGGCGGGCACCGAATTCGCGTCGGCAACGGTCTGATAAGTCTGCATCTTGCGGGCGATCTGGCTGATCTTGCGCGCGTACTGCGGGTCGGTGGCGTAGCCGGCCTTCTGCAGCTCCTTGACGAAGCGCTCCGAATCGCCGGTATTGCTCGCCACCTGAATGGCGGTCCGATAACGGTCGTTGTTTTCCAGCAGGCTGACGAAATCGTCGAAGCTCTGCTCGAACGAATCGTAGGCGCGGAAGCCCGCTCTCTCGCGGGTTGCCGTACCGTTGACGTACTCGGTGGTCATCACGGTGGCCGACGCCCCTTTCCAGCCGGTGGCCTTGATGCCGAACAGGTTGTGGCTGTTGCTGCCGTCCTTTTGACGGATCATGGATTTACCCCAGCCGGTCTCCAGGGCAGCTTGTGCGACCAGGAAACGCGGCTCGATACCCAGTCGTTCGGCCGCCTTTTCTGCCATGGGCAGCATGGTGGCGATGAACTCCTCGGACGAATTGAATCGCGTCTTGCTCGGCGCGTTGGGCGCACTTTTCTCGACACCGTTGACGACCAACGGCTTGTCCTTGGGGGGAACGAACGCCGTGGCAGGCTTCCAATCGAGGTCGACCAAAGGCTGGACGCCTTCTGCGGCAGGTTTCTGCGCAGTCGCCGATACATCTGCCACTTGCCGCTCGATCGCCCGGCCTGGCAACGCCAGGCGACGCTGATTGAGCAATCGGGAATCATCTCGTGCGGACTCGACAGCCGCGGCCGGTTTACTCGGCCAGGCGGCGCCTTCGGTCTGCGCAACCTGGGCAAAGGGATTGTTGCGTGTCGCGGTTTCGGTCTGCTTGCTCAACTGGCGCACCAGTACGTCTGCCAGGCCGATGCCACCGCCCTCCTTCGAAAGGCTGACAGACAGCTGCTGGTCATACATATCCTGGTACTGCTTGCTGGCCTGACTGTTCAGCGGATTGTCCTTGGCCAGCACCTCGGTTGCCGAACGCATCGACTTGAGCATTTCGTTGAGAAACAACGACTCGAACTCCTGCGCAACCTTGCGCACGTTCTCCTCACCGTCCCGATCCTTGCCAACCTTGAGCTGGCTGAGGCGATTGAGGTCGGTGTAGCTGCCACTGTCGAGGCCGCGCGCTCCGCTTCCGA
This DNA window, taken from Pseudomonas sp. FeN3W, encodes the following:
- the flgK gene encoding flagellar hook-associated protein FlgK, producing MADLLSIGLSGLAASKTQLSITGHNITNVNTPGYTRQDATQATRSPQFSGAGYIGSGTSLVDVRRSYSEFLTSQLRSSTSLNSDVEAYKSQIDQLDSLLAGTTTGITPSLQKFFSALQTAAEDPANIPARQLVLAEAEGLARRFNTVYDRLSEQNNFTNKQMSAVTDQVNRLAGSIGSLNEAIAVAAANGKQPNDLLDARDEAVRQLSGYIGVTVVPQDDSSFNIFIGSGQPLVVGSAVAKLEVVPGQGDPNRHEVQFISGGSRQGITSQITGGELGGLIRYREEVLDSTMNSLGRLSLAVSDQVNTQLGQGLDLKGQVGSALFGNYNDPALAKLRVNAFAGNSNAQPVLNITDTSVLTTSDYLMEYDASGPKVRRLSDNQLMTVTDTTPPTGVLTITDKNGVDQGFQVVLGNPAPAVGDKFSLQPTRRGAADIKATLDQADQLAFAAPVRAESNLQNAGTGAIGQPDMTSGPSPISISALQGLFGSNGATLTFTEPGTVTITGGTAQFRTVDDSATPPTVSYSSTATIQPGQSNSLVVGDANYQFEFSLSGTPKDNDRFAMAFNQSGVSDNRNALKLVDLQTKQTVGVSANVAGSGFSFTDGYGELVERVGTLTAQARMDSEATGSILKQATDNRDSLSAVNLDEEAANLIKFEQYYNASAQIIQVARSLFDTLISSFR
- the flgJ gene encoding flagellar assembly peptidoglycan hydrolase FlgJ, translated to MENRLGSGARGLDSGSYTDLNRLSQLKVGKDRDGEENVRKVAQEFESLFLNEMLKSMRSATEVLAKDNPLNSQASKQYQDMYDQQLSVSLSKEGGGIGLADVLVRQLSKQTETATRNNPFAQVAQTEGAAWPSKPAAAVESARDDSRLLNQRRLALPGRAIERQVADVSATAQKPAAEGVQPLVDLDWKPATAFVPPKDKPLVVNGVEKSAPNAPSKTRFNSSEEFIATMLPMAEKAAERLGIEPRFLVAQAALETGWGKSMIRQKDGSNSHNLFGIKATGWKGASATVMTTEYVNGTATRERAGFRAYDSFEQSFDDFVSLLENNDRYRTAIQVASNTGDSERFVKELQKAGYATDPQYARKISQIARKMQTYQTVADANSVPAMRTRG